In Candidatus Paceibacterota bacterium, a genomic segment contains:
- the rpmH gene encoding 50S ribosomal protein L34: MSTTYKPKKRKRARTHGFLSRQKTSTGRRTIRNRRRKGRTRLSTV; the protein is encoded by the coding sequence ATGTCTACGACATACAAACCAAAAAAACGCAAACGGGCTAGGACCCACGGCTTTCTCTCGAGGCAAAAAACTTCCACCGGGAGAAGGACCATTCGCAACCGCCGCCGCAAGGGTCGTACCCGTCTTTCTACTGTCTAA
- the rnpA gene encoding ribonuclease P protein component: MLHFYLRVKPALTTRVIISVSKKISKKAVTRNTIRRRIRPIVREFVSNLKPATYFIVAQNGVEEIKGKELERELRMLFLSYNI, from the coding sequence ATGCTTCATTTTTACCTCCGTGTTAAGCCAGCGCTAACGACGAGAGTGATAATCTCTGTTTCAAAAAAGATTTCCAAAAAAGCGGTTACGCGCAATACCATCCGCCGCCGCATTCGGCCGATTGTGCGTGAATTTGTTTCTAACCTTAAACCAGCAACTTATTTCATTGTGGCTCAAAATGGAGTAGAAGAGATCAAAGGGAAAGAACTAGAGAGGGAGTTAAGAATGCTCTTTCTAAGTTATAATATCTAA
- a CDS encoding YidC/Oxa1 family membrane protein insertase: MSFLYHTFFFDPLYNLLVLLFEVLPWVDAGLIVIFLTILVRLIIFPLSRKAVLTQVKMSEIAPDLAKIKEKYKDKAEEQARLTLALYKEKGVNPFSGILVIIIQIPIILALYQIFLHFPEVNSQLLYSFVAVPENISTTFLGFMDITAKSLVLALLAAVSTFFQFQLSMKGQTQPKGNSFGDNLTRSMQTQMKYFFPVIVFFISYSISGAIALYWLTTNLFSIAQEVFIRRNIKTTSQV, from the coding sequence ATGTCTTTTCTCTATCACACATTTTTTTTCGACCCGCTCTATAATCTTCTGGTGCTTTTATTTGAAGTACTACCTTGGGTTGATGCTGGTCTCATTGTCATTTTTCTAACTATTTTAGTTCGTTTAATTATCTTTCCGCTCTCGAGAAAGGCAGTGCTCACTCAAGTGAAGATGTCAGAGATTGCCCCAGATTTGGCTAAAATTAAAGAGAAATACAAAGATAAGGCTGAAGAGCAGGCTAGACTAACCCTCGCTCTCTATAAAGAAAAAGGAGTTAATCCATTCTCCGGAATATTAGTTATTATCATTCAAATTCCTATTATTCTCGCTTTGTATCAAATCTTCCTTCACTTCCCCGAGGTTAACTCCCAACTACTTTATTCATTTGTGGCAGTTCCTGAAAATATTAGTACCACTTTTCTCGGCTTTATGGATATCACAGCCAAGAGTCTCGTCCTCGCACTATTAGCCGCTGTTTCTACTTTTTTCCAATTCCAACTATCTATGAAAGGACAGACCCAACCCAAAGGTAATTCTTTTGGCGATAATCTCACTCGCAGTATGCAGACTCAAATGAAATATTTTTTTCCGGTCATCGTTTTCTTTATCTCGTACAGTATTTCTGGAGCCATCGCTCTCTACTGGCTTACCACCAATCTTTTTAGTATTGCTCAAGAAGTCTTTATTCGTCGAAATATAAAAACTACTAGTCAAGTTTAA
- a CDS encoding pilin → MKRIFLLIIVYCLLFTPVFAQKATDYKLLAPIPLSGVDQGDTKTTTAGPYIQGLFTLIIAIAGGLAVLKIIFGGIQYMSTDAFQGKSDAKGTIQNAIWGLMLAIGAWLILFTINPKLVKFDLSIPVQEIKTPSTPPGGGGGAGIPMTPEEIAADKVVRDRLEDPNVGIRINAGPCLQGQGYGCTNLNGLPESAIQGLITLKKDCGCGVMVSGGTEPGPHKTHGVGDPIVDLANDQSLRSWMSSKGFLINNGNGAVVRLSSGRQVGFVFERVGQGRSTGDHWHVVF, encoded by the coding sequence ATGAAAAGAATCTTTTTATTAATTATAGTTTACTGTCTACTGTTTACTCCTGTTTTCGCCCAAAAAGCTACTGATTACAAGCTTCTAGCCCCTATTCCTTTAAGCGGTGTAGACCAAGGAGACACCAAAACAACCACTGCTGGTCCGTACATTCAAGGTCTCTTCACCTTAATCATTGCCATCGCTGGAGGACTTGCGGTGCTTAAAATAATTTTCGGCGGTATTCAATACATGTCTACTGATGCCTTCCAAGGCAAAAGTGATGCTAAGGGCACTATTCAAAATGCAATTTGGGGATTGATGCTTGCTATTGGAGCCTGGCTAATTCTCTTTACGATTAATCCTAAATTGGTAAAATTTGACCTAAGTATTCCAGTACAGGAGATAAAAACTCCAAGTACTCCTCCAGGTGGGGGAGGTGGCGCGGGGATACCAATGACCCCTGAAGAAATAGCTGCCGATAAAGTGGTTAGGGACAGATTAGAAGATCCTAACGTTGGCATTAGAATAAACGCTGGTCCCTGCTTACAAGGACAAGGATATGGATGTACAAATTTAAATGGTCTGCCAGAGAGTGCGATCCAGGGATTAATAACTTTGAAGAAAGACTGTGGTTGTGGGGTAATGGTAAGTGGGGGAACAGAACCCGGCCCACATAAAACTCATGGAGTGGGAGATCCTATAGTAGATTTGGCCAACGATCAGAGCTTGAGAAGTTGGATGTCATCAAAAGGTTTCTTGATTAACAATGGTAATGGCGCAGTGGTGCGGTTAAGTAGCGGACGCCAAGTAGGTTTTGTTTTTGAGCGTGTGGGTCAGGGAAGGTCGACAGGTGACCATTGGCACGTTGTATTTTAA